The genomic window GTGGGATTGCTACGCCTGCTTTTCCGCCCCGCGAAAAAGGGATTATGCCAGCCCTTTGCTCAGACCCGATAAAGGTCGTATTTTCATAAAAAAGGGTATCCGCACGCGGAGCCTCCCATTTTTAGCGTTCCTTGAAAATCTCCACCTTGACGGGGGACCTTCGGTCCCTCGCTCCGGGCACACGGTAGCTTCCGCTCGCCGCTTGGCAGGGAAAATCAGGCTTTCAATGAAGAAGGCCGGTTAACCCGAAAGGAACATTACTATGAAAAAATCCGCCTACGACCGAGTGACCGAACGCATGATTGAACTGCTTGAGAAGGGCGTTTGCCCTTGGCGTAAACCTTGGAACCGCATTGCAGGCCGTCCTCGTAACTTTGCCAGTGATCGGCCTTACTCCGGCATCAACTGGTTTCTCTTGCAGACCGCCAGTTTTGACCTCCCTTACTTCATGACTTTTATCCAGGTGAAGGCCAAAGGAGGGAGCGTCACAAAGGGCAGCAAGGGCTTGCCCGTGGTCTACTGGGGCACCTTTGAACGCGACGACGAGAACAACGGCAAATCCGTCACAGACAAGGACAGCGAAGCCCGTAAAATCCCCTTCCTAAAGTCTTACACCGTCTTTAACGCCTGTCAGGTTGAAGGGATTGACTTCCCCGATTTGCCCGAGTCAGACCCGCTGGCATTTAGTCCTATCGAGGCCGCCGAGCAGATTATTGCAGGCTGGAAGGATGGCCCGGAGGTCTTACACGGCTATAAACACGCCTGTTACCTCCCGGCCACCGATGAAATCCAGCTCCCTCCCAAGGCCCGCTTTGCCTCAGTAGAGGAATATTACGCAACGAGGTTCCATGAAATGTCCCACGCGAGCGGCTCCCCGAAGCGCCTTAACCGAACCATGAGCACCACCTATGGAGACAAGGACTACTCGCGCGAGGAACTCATTGCGGAAATGACCTCTGCTTTCCTCTGCGCCCATTGTGGGATCGACAATAGTGTCATCGAGAATTCTGCCGCATATCTTCAGGGCTGGATCAATATTCTGAAGGGTGACAGCAAGCTGGTTGTCATCGCCGCCAGTCAGGCCCAGAAAGCCGCCAACCTCATCTTGGGAATAGGGGAGGGGGAGTCATAACCCCCTTTATCCTTTTTATCATTTTATCGGCATTGCCCGGTTGTGACCGGGCAATGTTTTTTTGGGGACGGACAGGCAGTTAAACCTGCCTGTCCGTCCCCAAAAAAAAGCAATCGCTGAGCGATTGCGTGGGGCGTGAATGAGAATCTTTTCTCATCCACGCTATCCATCAACCTGAAGGCTGATGGATCACACCCCAAGCCTGACTGCCTTGGGGTGTTTTTATACAGAATCGAGATAAGCTGCCGCCGCCCTTACGCGGACACGGACACGCCCCCTTATATAAGGGGGCGTGTCCGTGTCCGCGATCAGGCGGCTAAAAGGCAGGGAGAGGGATGGGGATTTAGAGCGTTTCAAATAAAACTGTAGCTATTTTCTCTGGGATC from Ruficoccus amylovorans includes these protein-coding regions:
- a CDS encoding ArdC family protein, which produces MKKSAYDRVTERMIELLEKGVCPWRKPWNRIAGRPRNFASDRPYSGINWFLLQTASFDLPYFMTFIQVKAKGGSVTKGSKGLPVVYWGTFERDDENNGKSVTDKDSEARKIPFLKSYTVFNACQVEGIDFPDLPESDPLAFSPIEAAEQIIAGWKDGPEVLHGYKHACYLPATDEIQLPPKARFASVEEYYATRFHEMSHASGSPKRLNRTMSTTYGDKDYSREELIAEMTSAFLCAHCGIDNSVIENSAAYLQGWINILKGDSKLVVIAASQAQKAANLILGIGEGES